One Aphidius gifuensis isolate YNYX2018 linkage group LG5, ASM1490517v1, whole genome shotgun sequence genomic region harbors:
- the LOC122857381 gene encoding nucleosome-remodeling factor subunit NURF301 isoform X3, whose protein sequence is MTGRGTGKRRGRPPKAVVMERPKKFQYHLMKKPKYLSKTKDVNSKSRTPTPSRTSSPSIDDTSVVSTRRSTRSAKKAVQRGGKVVKPRKGGHTSNHQRRGYNSNVDYNDSEYHYGSDFGDESSEKSEIEDDPLLQTDDESSVTIGEPEPPSSDSDFSLSSFSTISNTTRKSILGILRPPSPEPLWLQNRDLPNLILPKSSDDLLASKEHIMKLLSIYEVLRHFRTLVRLSSFRFEDFCAAMTCDDQTNLLAEIHIMLIKSLLREEDSQQTHFGPLDQKDSINVSLYFIDALTWPEVLRSYLESDKNFDNNILNILNNGEYPFCSIDDRIIVLTFLTEQFLITNPVREDLLHEGNMHYDDHCRVCHRLGDLLCCETCPAVFHLGCVDPPLMDVPTEDWQCNICKAHRVTGVVDCIPDVEKNGLLCRQEHLGFDRHGRKYWFLTRRIFVEADNGDLWYYTTPLQFQELLESLDNNDMEVALYRELTDYKDEIIRQMELTETITNQFKGNKKSYLEIENAAILKMQKDKLEKEENDKKAKEKNDNNTDLQDKDKDDENKEKLIDDNNDNDDNKDIKMNDTSGVVVDADTNDEQIKNQTSDDKASTTLTGTIEDDDKQQSSDNDKTLSTTTQDGVTKKPTTILTRSKTGSLTPRSFNLDGSKKRTEIERIDKLLKDESNDNTRLTRQKAHQIASGTHLFKLGMDNTFKTYVNQYSTNTIALNKTQRNEERDKKRHLSHKFSLTHVSEFKWNGSLTGTRALLVSTIRQTILQLESNIQAPFMHPNWPLLRKPWTTAVSGCINPRDFVRTLIVLQGCIKSTVFASVWHDQLGHVKLQRVTALEREEKKRIDKKEKKDKDDEEEKNRTPNYWVKYRYVVKHQIAKQKGEEYRLHGQWGWLWVSGNRHVKIIDNNKIGLSAGPQRIMVQIRDQKGNKVLSLDPPTYEYLLKQYSDKSDDTTTESTSTTTATTSNDDVKPIIKQEIETEEINTDKKIEDEKKENDNKSELKNINNNNDNADNNDIIKNEIKDENNDGNKINFAFFKDMEINKIYKKIDNFDEIDVMKALTTSGRLLYPKIGKKSRIDDFLSRRTHLKTLEERKLIQNEKMKNDINNDNKNILNCNYTTKNLIPLNQQQQIQQLTPHTKLITPTVAELLNTVQQRIKNVRAQYVNVQNLAKNNKCYSKYCNMYIQSPKTLVTTKSLSPTCYSPLCLRRGRLRRDLVGLMKKATALSNNQVKAVNITGLTNLQQITKKDVTAIINNKNDDCHQNKDNVIRNDLDKTTTTTTSNFNDDLLSKDVRNECDSPVFKKPKIENDTTTTPTATTTTIKTDDNNIDDKSIINKINNNTSTTITVINKRGRKVDRCTKAKELTSDGTEKIYSTVNTEGKVYLKKITTTYNDRKKKRIPVVYPHCSTFSTKNKYRSILVLPQHELRKLSRVGGKQPAQGFHQIAKPNMSVWPYPCPRPLFKTCWLYKTVGLKSLASAALQLRIMWACLRWDDMAVKPLSNDGKHQITTDTEIMSLEILKHRHNGQFMDKTQYLRRKVVIPLELPKTIRETTSIRSGLRKRKRPESPQSTSPQVSEEWVDECTLELWEIKQYGDSRSIVPSPANTGNRGSIGVINDQLTAKSTPEEIKEKMELQLKIQRAAHQQKRQLEHRASPGGTNTQMIKVASGTNQDGVMKLISKVAIPATPQGKSQLTSLLTASNQNKQFIGTRRIFMTKAADGTTRVINGPTSILPKTPTSTTPTSAHTPNILKTVGTPTTPVQQVQQRVQILRAPDGKLQVRGLMPGQQIVQMPDGKLHVLNTNQTITTNQNSSPQSGKTIIGNKATPMKTLAIQQSQGNIVNSTTPPQLVRVKQQIVQQSPTQKAVTSTSVLTPQKNTIVVSNTGQVVNSTGQIMNTNQIVVNDANLAQQLASGKAQLATIGGHQVVIRSTPTGNQMVQLNSSTNSPGQLLLKGTTTGSPNLQKVIASTVSTSTSTVPTTPINTQSSITNVKTTPAQNVQETIVKSGIQTPTTTTTNIATTPASNISTIKSTRVSTNDANIEAQLLVGQPPGTTIKCVTATVIDTINGPRIVLQGLYSTDLSSSQIAMVQQQVKQQLLKQQTEADKQGTLGPIRIYLAVQPAINQAVVATTTPSATSTTITTSVQTSIATPTTPVVAANLKNQLTKTTTAVTTPVTSTATIPSTVVTSNVQKIIETTTTTVAPTTTTTATVASKENIPETLKQITNNDNNAKVVVQQVSKTTSDIDDTQKEKLCNNENIINKKNTTTNDDEFVVTPDYIHNSIKLALKQENLNPEIEEKLLRMQRYQEKQMKGSDTINHQSTIPSTPVQRTPVRKRPVPVSLSTPLVQSSTTALSSTTTTTTTTTTTTPLSSSSPSTTTTTAAVIATTTTTTTTPTATTTVSPKMTTVATPIKTEHTIAPSSQVQKENQTKINDNDTKNIFESPRKKIKQEPVTNESPPQKIITTPVKSSPTTTTTSPSSSTLIANNNIKIEDGINDTPKQNRGLKSKENYEIRKKQQQVQSNQQVLLFRHKELLKKDILKKRSSLEKELQIDINKDITDELTKRTKAERNKQDDVKIGSAKRKSNTQLPNQLSPINRNKGKKQRNSMSGNTPPGCGIINSGIGSGGSSGGTSSNNRMKKQKLYCLCRTPYDETKFYVGCDLCNNWFHGECVEITEEMSKTLSEFVCTECRHARDTQELYCLCKQPYDESQFYICCDKCQDWFHGRCVGILQSEADNIDEYVCPNCQRNSSVNFANMKNLNAKDLDLLKKVIKLIQQHKSAWPFMEPVDPNEAPDYYKVIKEPMDLQTIELRINDKTYKKLSEFIGDMTKIFDNCRYYNPKESPFFKCAESLETYFVNKIKSLREKFSEGK, encoded by the exons ATGACAGGAAGAGGAACAGGAAAACGACGTGGTCGTCCACCAAAAGCAGTGGTTATGGAAAgaccaaaaaaatttcaatatcatttaatgaaaaagccaaaatatttatcaaaaactaaAGATGTTAATTCAAAATCACGTACACCAACACCATCACGTACATCATCACCAAGTATTGATGATACAAGTGTTGTATCAACACGTAGATCAACACGTAGTGCTAAAAAAGCTGTACAACGTGGTGGTAAAGTAGTAAAACCACGTAAAGGTGGTCATACATCAAATCATCAACGTCGTGGTTATAATTCAAATGTTGATTATAATGATTCTGAGTATCATTATGGCTCAGATTTTGGTGATGAATCATCAGAAAAAAGTGAAATTGAAGATGATCCATTGCTACAAACAGATGATGAATCATCAGTTACAATTGGTGAACCAGAACCACCATCAAGTGATAgtgatttttcattatcaagtttttcaacaatatcaaATACAACACGTAAAAGTATACTTGGTATATTACGTCCACCAAGTCCAGAGCCATTATGGTTACAAAATCGTGATTTACCAAATCTAATATTACCAAAATCATCAGATGATTTATTAGCATCAAAAGAACATATTATGaagttattatcaatatatgaAGTATTGAGACATTTTAGAACACTTGTTAGATTATCATCATTTCGTTTTGAAGATTTTTGTGCAGCTATGACATGTGATGATCAAACAAATTTACTTGCTGAAATACATATTATgcttattaaatcattattacgTGAAGAAGATTCACAACAAACTCATTTTGGTCCATTAGATCAAAAAGATTCAATAAAtgtatcattatattttattgatgcaTTAACATGGCCAGAAGTATTACGTTCATATCTTGaatcagataaaaattttgataataatatattaaatatattaaataatggtGAATATCCATTTTGCTCAATTGATGATCGTATTATtgtattaacatttttaactgaacaatttttaataacaaatccAGTACGTGAAGATTTATTACATGAAGGTAATATGCATTATGATGATCATTGTCGTGTTTGTCATAGACTTGGTGATTTATTATGTTGTGAAACATGTCCAGCAGTATTTCATCTTGGTTGTGTTGATCCACCATTAATGGATGTACCAACTGAAGATTGGCAATGTAATATATGTAAAGCACATCGTGTTACTGGTGTTGTTGATTGTATAccagatgttgaaaaaaatggtttattATGTCGTCAAGAACATCTTGGTTTTGATCGTCATGGTAGAAAATATTGGTTTTTAACACGTCGTATATTTGTTGAAGCTGATAATGGTGATTTATGGTATTATACAACACCATTACAATTTCAAGAATTATTAGAATCattagataataatgatatggAAGTTGCATTATATCGTGAGTTAACTGATTATAAAGATGAAATAATACGACAAATGGAATTAACTGAAACAATTACAAATCAATTTAaaggtaataaaaaatcatatttagaaattgaaaatgcagcaatattaaaaatgcaaaaagataaacttgaaaaagaagaaaatgataaaaaagctaaagaaaaaaatgataataatacagatttacaagataaagataaagatgatgaaaataaagaaaaattaattgatgataataatgataatgatgataataaagatattaaaatgaatgatacaagtggtgttgttgttgatgctgaTACAAAtgatgaacaaataaaaaatcaaacatcTGATGATAAAGCTTCAACTACTTTAACTGGTACtattgaagatgatgataaacaaCAGTCatctgataatgataaaacattatcaacaacaacacaagATGGTGTTACTAAAAAACCAACGACAATTTTAACACGTTCAAAAACAGGCTCATTAACACCACGTTCATTTAATCTTGATGGTTCTAAAAAACGTACAGAAATTGAaagaattgataaattattaaaagatgaaaGTAATGATAATACAAGATTAACACGTCAAAAAGCACATCAAATAGCATCTGGtacacatttatttaaacttggtatggataatacatttaaaacatATGTCAATCAATACAGTACAAATACAATTGcattaaataaaacacaaagaAATGAAGAACGTGATAAAAAACGTCATTTATcacataaattttcattaacacATGTTTCGGAATTTAAATGGAATGGTAGTTTAACTGGTACACGTGCATTACTTGTATCAACAATACGTCAAACAATATTACAACTTGAAAGTAATATACAAGCACCATTTATGCATCCAAATTGGCCATTATTACGTAAACCATGGACAACAGCTGTTAGTGGATGTATTAATCCACGTGATTTTGTACGTACATTAATTGTATTACAAGGTTGTATTAAATCAACAGTATTTGCAAGTGTATGGCATGATCAACTTGGTCATGTTAAATTACAACGTGTTACAGCACTtgaaagagaagaaaaaaaacgtattgataaaaaagaaaaaaaagataaagatgatgaagaagaaaaaaatcgtACACCAAATTATTGGGTTAAATATCGTTACGTTGTAAAGCATCAAATAGCAAAACAAAAAGGTGAAGAATATCGTTTACATGGACAATGGGGATGGTTATGGGTATCTGGTAATCGTcatgttaaaattattgataataataaaattggttTAAGTGCTGGACCACAAAGAATTATGGTACAAATACGTGATCAAAAAGGTAATAAAGTTCTATCACTTGATCCACCAACATATGAGTatcttttaaaacaatattcagATAAAAGTGATGATACAACAACCgaatcaacatcaacaacaacagcaacaacgaGTAATGATGATGTTAAACCAATTATTAAACAAGAAATTGAAACTGAAGAAATaaatacagataaaaaaattgaagatgaaaaaaaagaaaatgataataaaagtgaattaaaaaatatcaataataataatgataatgctgataataatgatattattaaaaatgaaataaaagatgaaaataatgatggtaataaaataaatttcgcaTTTTTCAAAGAcatggaaataaataaaatatataaaaaaattgataattttgatgaaattgatgTTATGAAAGCATTAACAACATCAGGACGTTTACTTTATccaaaaattggtaaaaaatcacgtattgatgattttttatcacgtagaacacatttaaaaacattagaagaacgtaaattaatacaaaatgaaaaaatgaaaaatgatattaataatgataataaaaatatattaaattgtaattatacaacaaaaaatttaataccattaaatcaacaacaacaaatacaacaattaacaccacatacaaaattaataacaccAACTGTtgctgaattattaaatacagtacaacaaagaattaaaaatgtacGTGCACAATATGTTAATGTACAAAATTtggctaaaaataataaatgttattcaaaatattgtaatatgtatatacaatCACCAAAAACATTAGTTACAACAAAAAGTTTATCACCAACATGTTATTCACCATTGTGTTTAAGAAGAGGAAGATTACGACGTGATTTAGTTGGTTTAATGAAAAAAGCAACAGCATTAAGTAATAATCAAGTTAAAGCTGTTAATATAACTGGTTTaacaaatttacaacaaataactaaaaaagaTGTTACagctattattaataataaaaatgatgattgtcATCAAAATAAAGACAATGTAATACGTAATGATTTagataaaacaacaacaacaacaacatcaaattttaatgatgatttattatcaaaagatGTTAGAAATGAATGTGATTCAccagtttttaaaaaaccaaaaattgaaaatgatacaacaacaacaccaacagcaacaacaacaacaataaaaacagatgataataatattgatgataaatcaataattaataaaattaataataatacatcaacaacaataacagtTATTAATAAACGTGGTAGAAAAGTTGATCGTTGTACAAAAGCTAAAGAATTAACATCAGATGgtacagaaaaaatatattcaacagtAAATACTGAGGgtaaagtatatttaaaaaaaataacaacaacatataatgatcgtaaaaaaaaacgtataccAGTTGTTTATCCTCATTGTTCAAcattttcaactaaaaataaatatcgtaGTATATTAGTATTACCACAACATGAATTACGTAAATTATCACGTGTTGGTGGTAAACAACCAGCTCAAGGTTTTCATCAAATTGCTAAACCAAATATGTCTGTATGGCCATATCCATGTCCACGtccattatttaaaacatGTTGGCTATATAAAACAGTTGGTTTAAAATCATTAGCATCAGCAGCATTACAATTACGTATTATGTGGGCATGTTTAAGATGGGATGATATGGCTGTTAAGCCATTATCAAATGATGGTAAACATCAAATAACAACTGATACTGAAATAATGtcattagaaatattaaaacatcGTCATAATGGACAATTTATGGATAAAACACAGTATTTAAGAAGAAAAGTTGTTATACCATTAGAATTACCAAAAACAATTAGAGAAACAACAAGTATTAGAAGTGGtcttagaaaaagaaaaagaccaGAAAGTCCACAGAGTACATCACCACAAGTATCAGAGGAATGGGTTGATGAATGTACATTGGAACTTTGGGAAATTAAACAGTATGGTGACAG CCGATCAATTGTTCCAAGTCCGGCAAATACTGGAAATCGTGGATCAATTGGTGTTATTAATGATCAACTTACTGCTAAATCAACACCtgaagaaattaaagaaaaaatggaattacaattaaaaatacaacgtGCTGCACATCAACAAAAACGTCAATTAGAACATCGTGCAAGTCCAGGTGGTACAAATACACAAATGATTAAAGTTGCATCAGGAACAAACCAAG atgGAGTAATGAAACTTATATCTAAAGTTGCAATACCAGCAACACCACAAGGAAAATCACAATTAACATCATTATTAACAGcatcaaatcaaaataaacaatttattggtACAAGACGTATTTTTATGACAAAGGCAGCTGATGGTACAACACGTGTAATCAATGGACCAACAAGTATACTACCAAAAAcaccaacatcaacaacaccaacatcaGCACATAcaccaaatatattaaaaacagtTGGTACACCAACAACACCAGTACAACAAGTACAACAACGTGTACAAATATTACGTGCACCAGATGGTAAATTACAAGTACGTGGATTAATGCCTGGACAACAAATTGTACAAATGCCTGAtggtaaattacatgtattaaatacaaatcaaacaataacaacaaatcaAAATTCATCACCACAAAGTGGTAAAACAATTATTGGTAATAAAGCAACACCAATGAAAACATTAGCAATACAACAAAGTCAAGGTAATATTGTTAATTCTACAACACCACCACAATTAGTTAGAGTTAAACAACAAATTGTACAACAATCACCAACACAAAAAGCTGTTACATCAACAAGTGTATTAAcaccacaaaaaaatacaattgttgtATCAAATACTGGACAAGTTGTTAATTCAACTGGACAAATAATGAATACAAatcaaattgttgttaatgatgCAAATTTAGCACAACAATTAGCAAGTGGTAAAGCACAATTAGCAACAATTGGTGGTCATCAAGTTGTTATTAGAAGTACACCAACTGGTAATCAAATGGtacaattaaattcatcaacaaattcacctggtcaattattattaaaaggtACAACAACTGGTAGTccaaatttacaaaaagtaaTTGCTTCAACagtatcaacatcaacatcaactgtaccaacaacaccaattaatacacaatcatcaataacaaatgttaaaaCAACACCAGCACAAAATGTACAagaaacaattgttaaatcaGGAATTCAAACACCgacaacaacgacaacaaaTATTGCAACAACACCAGCatcaaatatatcaacaataaaatcaacaagagTATCAACAAATGATGCTAATATTGAAGCACAATTACTTGTTGGTCAACCACCAGGTACAACTATTAAATGTGTTACAGCAACTGTTATAGATACAATAAATGGACCAAGAATTGTATTACAAGGTTTATATAGTACTGATTTATCAAGTTCACAAATAGCTATGGTACAACAACAAgttaaacaacaattattaaaacaacaaacagAAGCTGATAAACAGGGTACACTTGGACCAATAAGAATATATTTAGCTGTACAACCAGCAATAAATCAAGCTGTAGtagcaacaacaacaccatcagCAACATCTACAACAATAACGACATCAGTACAAACATCAATagcaacaccaacaacaccagTTGTGGctgcaaatttaaaaaatcaattaacaaaaacaacaacagcgGTAACAACTCCAGTAACATCAACAGCTACAATACCATCAACAGTAGTAACATcaaatgtacaaaaaataattgaaacaacaacaacaacagtagcaccaacaacaacaacaacagcaactgttgcatcaaaagaaaatataccagaaacattaaaacaaataacaaataatgataataatgcaaAAGTTGTTGTACAACAAGTTAGTAAAACAACATCAGATATTGATGAtacacaaaaagaaaaattatgtaataatgaaaacataattaataaaaaaaatacaacaacaaatgatgatgaatttgttgTAACACCAGATTATATacataattcaattaaattagcacttaaacaagaaaatttaaatccagaaattgaagaaaaattattacgtaTGCAACGTTATcaagaaaaacaaatgaaaggTTCTGAtacaataaatcatcaatcaaCAATACCATCAACACCAGTACAACGTACACCAGTTAGAAAAAGACCAGTACCAGTATCATTATCAACACCATTAGTacaatcatcaacaacagcattaTCATCAACGACGACGACAACGacaacaaccacaacaacaacaccattatcgtcatcatcaccatcaacaacgacaacaacagcagcagtaatagcaacaacaacaacaacgacaacgaCACCAACAGCAACAACGACAGTATCACCAAAAATGACAACAGTAGCAACACCAATAAAAACCGAACACACAATAGCACCATCATCACaagtacaaaaagaaaatcaaacaaaaataaatgataatgatacaaaaaatatatttgaatcaccaagaaaaaaaattaaacaagaaCCAGTTACAAATGAATCACCacctcaaaaaataataactacaCCAGTAAAAtcatcaccaacaacaacaacaacatcaccaTCATCTTCAACATTAatagcaaataataatattaaaattgaagatgGTATAAATGATACACCAAAACAAAATCGTGgattaaaatcaaaagaaaattatgaaatacgtaaaaaacaacaacaagtacaatcaaatcaacaagttttattatttcgtcataaagaattattaaaaaaagatatattaaaaaaacgttcatcattagaaaaagaattacaaattgatataaataaagatataacTGATGAATTAACTAAAAGAACAAAAGctgaaagaaataaacaaGATGATGTTAAAATTGGTAGTGCtaaaagaaaatcaaataCTCAATTACCAAATCAATTAAGTCCAATTAATCGTAATAAAGGTAAAAAACAACGTAATTCAATGAGTGGTAATACACCACCTGGTTGTGGTATTATTAATAGTGGTATTGGTAGTGGTGGTAGTAGTGGTGgtacatcatcaaataatcgtatgaaaaaacaaaaattatattgtttatgtaGAACACCATATGATGAAACGAAATTTTATGTTGGTTGTGATCTTTGTAATAATTGGTTCCATGGTGAATGTGTTGAAATAACTGAAGAAATGTCAAAAACATTATCTGAATTTGTTTGTACTGAGTGTCGACATGCACGTGATACACAAGAACTTTATTGTTTATGTAAACAACCATATGATGAatcacaattttatatttgttgtgATAAATGTCAAGATTGGTTTCATGGTAGATGTGTTGGTATATTACAATCTGAAgctgataatattgatgaatatgTTTGTCCAAATTGTCAAAGAAATTCATCTGTTAATTTTGCTAATATGAAAAATCTTAATGCTAAAGATTTGGATTTACTTAAAAAAGTCATTAAACTTATAcag cAACACAAAAGTGCATGGCCGTTTATGGAACCTGTTGATCCAAATGAAGCACCAGATTATTATAAAGTCATCAAAGAACCAATGG atTTACAAACAATCGAGCTAAGGATAAATGAcaaaacatacaaaaaattgaGTGAATTTATTGGTGAcatgacaaaaatatttgacaattGTCGGTATTACAATCCAAAAGAATcaccattttttaaatgtgctGAATCACTTGAAACATATTTTGTCAACAAAATTAAGAGTCTCCGGGAAAAATTCTCTGAgggtaaatga